The following nucleotide sequence is from Amia ocellicauda isolate fAmiCal2 chromosome 14, fAmiCal2.hap1, whole genome shotgun sequence.
tttattttgagtaTTGAATCGCTGTACAGGAAAAGTATCAATGGATGAAAACAGTCCAGACTTTGTCCCTTCTGTGTTCCTGCATCCGAGTCACACTCAGACCAAAAGACCCCAAGCCAACAGTGAAAGGTAAGATCTCAATGTGGAAACAAGGATAGTTGGTGAAATAAGTTTGTCAAAAACAGAGAAAGAGcacatattgtgtgtgtgatggtgtgGCTTCTAGTTCAATGGAAGTGAACTAAGACTTGTAGTGGTCAGCAGGTGGTGCACACCCATCCAAAATGCAGCTGAGCGTCGCTGTGCTGTTCAGTTCAAGCACATTCTCCCCAAAAGAAGAATCCGAATGCCGGCGTCTGACGTCACTTCCGCATGTGCCAGCGCACACGCCCCCCTCGTCTGAGCAGCAGGAGCGGACAGCGGCGTCCTCTCGCAAAATGGGCCGCATCTGCTGCGTCCGCGGCTGCCCCAGACCCGCCGGCGTGTCTCTGTTCAGCTTCCCCACGAACGAGGCGATCAGGACGCGCTGGAGGGATTTCGTGCGGGTCCTGAACCCCGACTTCCAGGAGAAGCTGTCCTCGGTTATTTGCGGCAGTCATTTCCAAAGTGAGGACTTTGAGCACGGCAGCTGTCTGCTGGTAAAATGGGGCTTCAGCAAGTTCATACGGTTGGTATCAGTCGGTTTAAGTGGAATCTGTCAGTCGTTGAAGATGCGCTGTGGAGcggcgcgtgtgtgtgtgtgcgtgcgcagattgttttgttgtagCTGTCAATTCACAGATCAAAGCGAGAACGGCTGTCAGAACGTTTCTGTGTTCCCGTGTTCCATGTTCTCAGGAGACCGCTATATCAGTTCTTTGTCAAGAGAgccttttctttcttcctctaggttttgtatttatgcatgtatgtactGTGATAATGCATACCCCGCAGATTGTTTTTCATGAGATTTATGAAATATGATTAGGATTTGAACTTTACTAGTTTGTATTAGTTATTACGCTGTCCCTTTCAATATGTTTTTGATCTTGACTAGCTTTCTTAAACTTAAACTTTTGtagatatattttgtattacattttacatttatccTCATAACCTGGAACGGTTGACATTGATATTTTATATATCAATATTTCGTACTGAAGTTAATCACGTCTTTTGTTAATCAGTGTGCTCGCTTTACTTGGCAGATTTACTGTGTTGAGTATATTGTATAGGCGGTGAAGAGACACTCAAAACTATAAACGAAAACGTTTTAAGTTTAAGCCATACTGTAAAACAAATGTGCCTTGCTTGACAGTCTAAGCATTTCAGTAAGATCCCGTCCTGGCTCATTGATTAGTAGCTCAGAATTAAGACTTCTTGAACCCTGCATTGAACTTTATTCATTATATCTAAGCTGCTTTCtgacatattttggtttgagGTGGGAGTGGTTTGGCTGTATtgttgcaaaaaacaaaaaaggtttgcAAACATCTGTTTTAGTCTGTTCTCCAACAAGCGTAATATAGTCGTGCTCCCCAAAAAGCCCACAGATAGTTTGAGGAATAGCTGCATTGTTAATTAAGCAGACTGTTTTTTTCACACCCAAGGAAGCGCCTGAAATGGTACGCGGTGCCTTCTATACAGCCCGAGATTTCGACACTACCAGAGGAATGGCCCAACAAGAAAAGGAAACGACAGCCTTCATTCCATGACTACTGTTTACCGGGGGTAAGCTGAGAAAACGACCCAGGTACTTGGGTCAGACTTGGGATCAAATGCATCTTATTTGCACTGGCACTTCTGAAAATCATGAACTTGAAGCGTAGAGATGTTTCAATCCACAGGGAAGTGTCGGATAACCTttcagatgcactgtatatgtaCCGCACTACTTGTATGTCCACATGGGGGAATAAGCCCCAGGCAAAACTGATTTGTGATTTGTCCATGTCTTCCCTGGATCGTCATGGTTTTGAaaaaggtgtcctaggatttcAGTGTGCTGTTCCAGGGCAGTAGAATACTTTTCCTTCAGGCTTCCAGAGCCAAGTGATTGTCTATGCAACTTCAGTAGCGACACCCGTAAACCCAAGTTTAATATGTATCCAGATGACATCATGGCAATAGATGTACAATGTAATAGGCTACAATTGTTTATCAGTCGGTAAAGACTGTAGGGATTTTTTCAAACATTgcccattcttttttttttccatatgtatgaAATGGCAAGTCTAGtcttccattcaaatcaatgtcTATGCTTTGAAAAGGTATAATGAGTTGCATATATGAGTTTCACTCTGGCCGCCACTTGCTCTTCTGTTAATAATTTAGACAACAGGAAGTCCCTTTAACAGTTGCATTTCCAAAACTCCCTTGCCTCTCAAGCCTTGAGCGTGGTGTGTGTAAAAACTATGGATCTAATTTTCTTTATTCATTCTTCTCCCCTGGATTTGATCCCTGCAGAGCATTCACTGGCAGTTCTGCGAGGCCGTGAGCGAGCCCAGGGAGGGGGAGCCAGAGGACGGAGAGCAAGGGCCAGGCGAGCAAAGCGAGAGATCGGACAACCAGACGCCCAGAACAGCGTGCGGACAGACGCCCAAGCAGGACTGCGTCCAGACGCCCTACTGGACGTTCACCACCGAGAAGCACATCCAGACCGACCCCAAGCAGAAGGGGAAGGGGGGGCAGCGAGAGGAGGCGGCGGAGGATAGCAAGAGACTCACGGCAGAGCCTCGCATCGCCACGCCTCCCCCAAATCGCACCCCCCATCAGAGAAAGGCCTTGTACGAAGCCGCCTTGAGCAACATCGCCAAGCAGGTTATAAGGATGATGATATATTTTATTGAAGGTGACTGTCATGCTTGCACTAACActaaaatataatgttcttCATATAAAGAACACTACAAAAATGTGTGCGCTTGGTGGCACACTTATTGGGGTGGGGCATCCCATAATTCACTGCATTAACGATGGTCCGATTCACCAACAGGTGCAAAACGGTGATCTATATAATAACGTAGGCATCCCTCAAGATGGATTTGTTTTCTGTCCCGCCACAGGTGTCCATTCTAGAGGAGCTCGGAAGCAAGGGGGTTCTATTCCTCTCGGTGGACTACAACAACAAGCTGTCGTCTCTGGGGACTGAAAACTGCCTGGACGGGCTGAACGACCACCAGATCGAGCTGCAGTACTGCTTCCTGTCCAGCTGCATGAGTAAGTGCACAGCGGGAAATAACACGTGTGCAATATCCTTTGAAAGGAGTAATGGATCCGTATTTTCCATCCTTAAATTGTATAAAGGTGGGTTATTAATGAGCTTGTTCTTTTGTGTTGTATATAGGAAATGAGGGCCAGTTGAAAAATGACCCCtgtgagaaagaaagaagagaagTGGAATACATCTTCAGCAGAAAATACAGTACGTATATTGCCTTTGTTTTGGGTTACTGTTGGGTACCCTTGCCACAAATCTGACCTCAAAATCCATCCTAATTTATGAATTGATGAATATGAAATTAGGATTTAATGGTTGAAGGCAGTTTAAAATCCAATCCTCTATAACTGGGGTTTCCATCCCTATTCCTAGGGAGCCCAACTCCTGTTATATTATGTCCCCCTtaatccattttttattttcaactgggaacatattttattaattgattcattAAGTAAGCACGGGTCTCCAGTTCAGCAGCTGAAGGGAATTTGCAGGGAATATCGAAAGTGGTATAATAATGACTACATAAATGCCTGCTTCATTGGTCAAAATGAAGTGTTTCCAAGTCGTTGTGAAatagatttttatatatattatttttaaagcgcTAGCTAGAAAATCGCATTATTGGCGCCCTCTCCGGGACGAGGGCGAGACAACGCCTGTTCTTGAACTTGGTGTAATTGATGTCTTTCAGAAGATAGGGTGGTCGTGGCCGGAGACGCTTGTACTGCCTGCAACGGGGAGGTTCACAGGGGTGTCTGAGGGTGACTCACCTGTGCCTCCTTGTCATCTTGTTGTCCATCAGGAGAAGCAAGCGGCACCGTGGACCGCTCCTATTACAAGCCCCTGAGCGAGGGGCGGCTGTGGGCCGCGGGGATGCCACGGGGGATGCAGCTGAAGATTCCCGTCCACTACGACAAGCCTGATTTGGAGGCCATCATCAGGCAGCAGGATCGGATTTACTTTGGTGGGTGTTTGGGATAGggtgttcattgtattcatAGTTCTAATCCGGAATTGGCTTCCTTTGGTGTGTGGTGGGGAGGCTGCAAGTACAGATCTCTTCAAAAGGTGGAAAATTTTACTGGCTGATTGTGTTTGAAGCTGATGCTTTGGCTTTAtaaggatttaaaaaatatcatcAAATTACTGCCTTGGTTAGTCCAGAGTAACGTcatctgttttcactgattttgAAGACCTCTATAAATCCTCTGGAGTGGTTGCTCTCCAGGACCTGGGATTGTTAATGTAAATGTTCCGTGTGCATATCTTTGGTACTGCTTTACGACATATTTTCAGAGACCAAAAAATCCAGcatggctttatttatttattttttggacaTGGTACAGTATACTGACTGATCTAGTTATATTTTtcaacaatttaaattaattactgcttccttacccccccacccccgccctcTGCAGTATTGCCAGAAAACGGAGGAGAACTGCTCAATGCAAACACCGAATCCCCCGTCAAAATGGACATGCGGGACATGACTGATTGTTCCAGCGATGAGGAGCACTCCAGCAACGAACAGAGCTCGGACATAGACGACGCTAGTGAGAACAGCATGGCGGGGCCCTCTGGAGTGGAGGTGCCACTGTGCAGAGTAAAAGAGGAGGAAGAATCAAGTTACACAGTCATGTGGGAAAATGCAGGACACCGAAGCTTCCCCGATCGTTACGACACTGAAACCACGCAAAGTAACACGAGGTCTATGCACCGAAGCGTCGTGCCGCTCGCCGCTCCAAAGAGGGGTCCCGTGGAAACGACGTTCCCGAAACATTGCCTGGTAAAAGAGGAAGAGACCAAGCAAGGTGCGCCCGAAGGTGAGTGTGTGGACATAGTTGGACCAAAACCAAGAGGGCAGGATGGGTGACAATTCTGACTTGGatttttttaatagaaaagTGTTTATGGTGCTTTATAGATAAACTGTTCAGGTTCAGTACAGTTCAGGTCTTAAACAGTAAAGTGATCACTTGTTAGGTTTGGCCTTCAGGCCGACACTATTACTTGTGAGCCAGAGAGGTCGGTTCAGTTTAAAAGCACAGGGTAGTTGCACTGGAGTTTGAGACCCCAGGGGCACTATGATGTGTGTGTCGGACATATTTTGCCAAATCAAGCTTTGTCTGTCTGCTGGtcattatatttaatacatataatcTCTTTATTTTGTTACAGGAGTCTGTAAGGTGGAGATTAAGGAAGAGGAGCAGGAGTGGGAGAGACAGTACAGTGTAAAGTGGGAAGGATATGAGGAAACTGCTTGGGACCCTGAGTCCAAAGGGACAGAGGCTGCTACTGTGGCTTTCACATGAGATCAAgagtatttaaaaattaatcttCCCAGGCATAAACTATGCAAGAAAACCGTGTATTAAGAGGGACGTGGCACTCTTATGATACACAGAAGGGAAAATACAGCAATAAAACCTTCCACTCCAATCGATTGCATTGGCTTCCAATTCAATCTCCCAGTCCATCCTATATGAGAAAAAGCAGATGTATGCCTGCTTCTGAATAGATggggagaaaagaaaagggTCATGTAAAGAATTGAAATACCTTCAAACCTGTTTTGTTCTATTGCTACAATGTTTTCCTCTCTTCCACAAGAACGATTTTTGGTTCTCAATGTGATGATGTTGCTTTAGTTTTTTCCCTCTTATGGGTTGACATTTCTAAAAAGAAATTATCCAGATTGTGCTAATTAATTTAtggtgtttaatttatttaagataagtcctcatttcattttttacatATAAAGTCATGTTTCATGTGACAGGATTGAGTGTAAGTATCTGctggattttgtttgtttcttttaaagatGTGACCCCATGTAAAACAATATTGGACAAGGTAGAGGCCAATATTTGCTCTGTACCTTTCTCATTTTCTATACTCTTTGGTTTGTCATGTGAAATActgtaaataacatttttaaagtacTGTAATTGCCAAAAACAAGCAcctgtttttaatttacatCAGCAACTCTGGTGTGTACGAGCCTTTAAACAATAAACCAGATTGACACTAATTTATGGTGCTTGATTTACATGAAAAAGGTAAATCAGTTCCATTATTATAAACAGACAACATACTCTgaataaaagcaatgacataTAGTGTTACAAGATGTTGTATTTACCGACAGAATACTGACGTCATAATCCATGGTTAAATGGTATATAAAATGCACCGTTTTCTTTTTATGAATATACACAGTTGTGGAAAATATGTACGTAGAATATGAAAGTTCAAGTATAAccaagagaaaaacagttgtagTACACCATACTTCAAATATACAGGACTTAATAGATATCAGAACATTAAAAGGCATAAAAGATTGTACCATGTCTCATCACACTTACAAATGTGAATGGCATTCCAGTTCTTGCCATCTAAGTAGTTTTAAGTAGTTTAATGTGTTAAACACTGTATTAAGAACACCCCCACCCACCAATCAAATGCACAATTTTAAGAACAAAGTAGTCATGATTCCTAGTTTAAAATTAAGTTGATGCCTTGATTGCACATGAAGCAAAATCTTCCTTGCCCTAATCAGTCAGATCCAATGTTTTTATATAAGTGTGCAGTGCTGACAATTCAAGCCAATACTTCCttcatttaaaaatcattttcgCCACAGGTCAGAATCTTTAACATAGGATATACAATCACAATTCTGCTTTCAGTTTCAGCAAAACGTAAAACACGAAAAGCACAGTAGTGTAGATGAAAATCACAGTAGGTTTCTGAATGGTATTGGTACTAATGCGTATCATGGTTGTTTTACTTCTAATGTATCCATTTCAAAGGAAACGTCCCCAAATGAAATCCATTCATCGACACAGGTTAAGGAGAAAACTGGGGAGTCCTCATTTTTTTGTACACCCCTTAGAACAgattaaaatgcataaaaagtGAATCTCAGAGGACAGTCTTCACATGTTGGGTGGGAGGGATGGATGGGGACAAAATTACACATGCAGGGAAGATAGAATTTGGGGGACATGAATAATCTTTTCATAAGCAGGTCTCATGTAACATTACTTCTATAGACACACAAAAACCcaatacattattcatattcatatacataagAATACAATCATTGAAGATGCCAAAAAATGTGTACAAATCACCTTTGGTACATGCAGTAACTTCCATTAACACTTCAGCCCGGATTTACCGAGCTGTTAGGTTTCAGCACTGTGTCTCTTTctcctaaaataaatatataaccacCCCCCCAGACAAATTAAGACCAGTAACAGGAAACCATTTTACACTCTTACCAAAAGAGACGCCCTTAGGGGTGAAGATGTAAACGGACCCTTGCAGTTGTGTCAAATTTCACAATGTAGCCTCTTCACTGCAGGTGATGGAGTTGTGTCTTATGTGTTTGCCCACTAGTGAAATAAAGCATGGACTGTAATAGAACTGAACCAGTAAAGAGCTTCTTCCATAATTACAGAAATAGTGTGAACAGAGATGGGTTTATAGTTTTTCACCTTTAGCAGACCTAGGTTTAGATAGGACTTATAATGTCACTCGTAGGatgccaagacatttaaatatgacatctttCCTAGCCCAGGAAAACCCCTTTCAAAACACTGCTTAAAGCACACACTCTCCAGTGTAAACAGGCATAACAGGTAACTAGAATCatatttctgttaataaatgttcatattattatatacaaaaGTATACAAGATAGTACCACAGGGTTACGAAAACATTAATTAGTCAAGGTGCTATTCCCTTCAAAAGAACCAATAAAGTGATTAGAGTAAAAATGCTAGTATCTCCACATTTCTTTTCCACACAGGCTTCGCTGGGGACAGTCCATGGACAATTCTgaggacccccccccccacttaaACCACCATTCCTCTCTGAGCCAAGGGTCTTAAGGGCAACAGTTTCTGATCCAGCGCAGCTCGCAGTAACTCAATTGCTCCGATTGGCTGACTAACTGAATATTTAGTCTACAGGCTGCAATGTTGTATTGGAATGAGTGTACCTTGACTCACAAGACCTTTGATTACGATTACATGAGTCTCGTTGATCTCAAATAACTGGATTAATCTAGTTGGAAGAAAAACCTGGAGAGACTGTGGGCCTTGAGGAGTTAGAGACCCATCCTCTAAACCAAGGGTCACCAATCCTGCTCCTGGAGAACCCCatcccctgctggtttttgttccaactgaactctccattacttaattgaacccttaattgaactaacactctgcttagatttgactttttaaattgtgtaataaaagtgttggttctttaataagttatttatacaattcaatACACAAAACCCCTaccgtttaaaataattaaaggcTCCCATTTAgtaaattagttcaattaaaggttcaattaagtaacagaGCTCTAAACGGTGAATATCTCCCTCCAACCAAAGtttcttctttgtcttttttcctctcttttttgttttttttagtatttcagTGGCCAAGTCCAAGTAAAAATGTACCAATCCTACAGTATTCTTAAAGCTCAGAGTTAAAATCTCCATCTAAAAATTCAAAAACAGGAAAGTCAGTAACTCTCACAAAGTCAATCGCATAATTCAGACACACAGAACCTACAGCCATTTACAAACCCCAGCTTCTGCGACAGAGCAGACATGACATCTGGTCAGAGTCCCGCCCCCCCCGTCGCCCCTACATAGAAGGGACCGTTCACTCCGATTAAGCAGAGCACTGCTGATGGGAGCAGTTGCTGCTGACAGGCCCTTAGCTCACTTTTGAAGGAGGACTGGGGTTTAAAGGGCCCGTCTGCAACTCGCAGTGCTTGAAATAAGCCTCTTCTGGGAATAAGAGGACTACTGTACAATTCTGATTCTGTACATTTCCAGAGAAGGCTCAGTACCATAGACAGAGAGTCACTTAACTGCAGAACTCACAGCCCTCTCAGAAAAGCAGAAAGACCTACATAGAGAGTAAAAGCTCAGTCTTAACTCATCACAGCCAAACATTCAGTCCTTGCTTGTTTAATTCCCTGCGTTCCTGTTCCTCCACTGCCTGAAATGCCCACTCAGCCCACTCTTTCAGGACCGCAAGAGCAACTTCCCGTCTCGCAAGTCGTCCGCCTGCAATTTTCCCTCACGTGGTGGAGTGCCAATACTGAATAGGGGATTTCAAAGCAGGCAGGAATGAGAAAGGGGACAAACCAAGGGCGAACAGCTCGAGTCAGTCCAGGCTACGGATTAGGgagcttttaaaataaacaaaacaggagCTGCGAGTACGGATCTCTGCAAAAGGTGGAAAATTTGACTGGCTGATCGTGTTTGAAGCTGATGCTTTTTTACAGTTGCCGTTTGTCTGTATGCCTGGCACACAAGTAACACCATCCAGCAATCTGAACATTCAGTGAACAGTAACGCTACAAGGCAAGATACATCACCTGGTCTCTAAGCAGCTTACGATGTGTAACAGAGACCTTGGACGTGGCCTAAAGGCATTGAAGCTGCACCTTCCACCAGTAAATCCCCTTCAGAGGCAGAATGATGCTACGTGTTGTCAGCAATTAGATCAAATGAAATCAATTGTCTCTCGTTCTGGTCAGGTCTTATCATTTATATCTTGGTGCCGGTTCAGTCCAACTCACGGGGAAGGAAGGCAATGGAAAGGTCTTTGTGGTAATGTGTATCGTTTTGTTTCTTCCCATGATCCTCGGCTTCAACAGCACGATTACATGCAGCACTGTTCTCTCTCCAAGCCTGCATGTCAAAAAGTCTCCCTGGTATTCAGTAGCACAATGCGTAACTCGtttacatattaaaatgtaaaaggaaaaaaaaaggcagcaACTACCTGTCGTCATGTATCAAAATGAAGAAaggctaaaataaattaaagaaagtTCAGATTAAGGTATTCGCCACAGGAAAAGCCTCGACTAGGAAAGGAAGTGACATCACTCAGCTGTAGGGGCACCCTTTTTTGAAACAGTCAGGATTCCTGCTCCCCAGGAAGTGATGTCAGTCCACTCTAAACCCGgggcacataaaaaaaaaaaaaaaaaaaatgggcgTCGATAGTGCAAAATCCTTTTGTGGACAGGAAGAGAGATCCTGCTGGCCGACAGGAAGTGATGTCGACCGTAGGCAGGCGTGGCGAGGTCATACATCATAGTCGGGCAAGGCGGAGTAGCTGATCCCTCCAGCAGAGGGGGGGCTGGAGTGAAACGGGAAGAGCCAGCACAGAACGGAGCCTGAAATACAAGGGAGGGAGAAAGATGTGGAGTAAACATCCAAATCTGCAACTCATGCAGAGATCGAGATTTACTGGCCTGACAAGTAAACATGTTCTGAATCTTTATGATGGAGAgatgcacagacagacacgcaccTCTCCCAAACACCTCTCTGAGCAGGGCCAGCTTGGGCTTCCGGGTGTGGTGCGGATTGGCTGCTTTATCCTTCATCAACCGGTTCCTGATCTGCTCAATCGGCGTTTCGTCCGTGATGATGGAGACCAACTGCAGGGGGCGACAAACGCATCAGACAGCCCTCCAAAACGGTTGTGAACAGCTCAACCTAGATCAGACTCCCTCCCCCCTTAAATCATCAATTCATAAAGATCTCAGGAAGCAGCTCTTGAAGCGTGAaaaccttgttttttttttttcttctgtggaTCCTTGGGACTTTTTACCTGGTCGTAGAAGATGACCATGACAAACACCCCGAAGAGGACGGACTCCACCAGGAGAATAATGTAGTGAGCCCTGAGAATcacagagaaaagaaaactgaataaTATAGTTTCAAGTGAAGAGGTGAATACTTTCAATCGCAACTGTATGGGTCTAAATGCGCCAGACGCCATCTCTCTCTGGTCCCTCTGTCCACTCACACTATGAGATGCTTGCTGGGGCCTCCATCCCCATCTCTGgtcccctcg
It contains:
- the LOC136768760 gene encoding uncharacterized protein LOC136768760 isoform X2; its protein translation is MACCVVGCRNRKGREKDVQYHRIPSTRTPFSVRRRALWLQAMKRADCPGNLIKNARLCSAHFISGKVSMDENSPDFVPSVFLHPSHTQTKRPQANSERKRLKWYAVPSIQPEISTLPEEWPNKKRKRQPSFHDYCLPGSIHWQFCEAVSEPREGEPEDGEQGPGEQSERSDNQTPRTACGQTPKQDCVQTPYWTFTTEKHIQTDPKQKGKGGQREEAAEDSKRLTAEPRIATPPPNRTPHQRKALYEAALSNIAKQVSILEELGSKGVLFLSVDYNNKLSSLGTENCLDGLNDHQIELQYCFLSSCMRNEGQLKNDPCEKERREVEYIFSRKYREASGTVDRSYYKPLSEGRLWAAGMPRGMQLKIPVHYDKPDLEAIIRQQDRIYFVLPENGGELLNANTESPVKMDMRDMTDCSSDEEHSSNEQSSDIDDASENSMAGPSGVEVPLCRVKEEEESSYTVMWENAGHRSFPDRYDTETTQSNTRSMHRSVVPLAAPKRGPVETTFPKHCLVKEEETKQGAPEGVCKVEIKEEEQEWERQYSVKWEGYEETAWDPESKGTEAATVAFT
- the LOC136768760 gene encoding uncharacterized protein LOC136768760 isoform X1, which codes for MQLSVAVLFSSSTFSPKEESECRRLTSLPHVPAHTPPSSEQQERTAASSRKMGRICCVRGCPRPAGVSLFSFPTNEAIRTRWRDFVRVLNPDFQEKLSSVICGSHFQSEDFEHGSCLLVKWGFSKFIRKRLKWYAVPSIQPEISTLPEEWPNKKRKRQPSFHDYCLPGSIHWQFCEAVSEPREGEPEDGEQGPGEQSERSDNQTPRTACGQTPKQDCVQTPYWTFTTEKHIQTDPKQKGKGGQREEAAEDSKRLTAEPRIATPPPNRTPHQRKALYEAALSNIAKQVSILEELGSKGVLFLSVDYNNKLSSLGTENCLDGLNDHQIELQYCFLSSCMRNEGQLKNDPCEKERREVEYIFSRKYREASGTVDRSYYKPLSEGRLWAAGMPRGMQLKIPVHYDKPDLEAIIRQQDRIYFVLPENGGELLNANTESPVKMDMRDMTDCSSDEEHSSNEQSSDIDDASENSMAGPSGVEVPLCRVKEEEESSYTVMWENAGHRSFPDRYDTETTQSNTRSMHRSVVPLAAPKRGPVETTFPKHCLVKEEETKQGAPEGVCKVEIKEEEQEWERQYSVKWEGYEETAWDPESKGTEAATVAFT